The nucleotide sequence TTTTGTGATAAAATCACCATTGCACACAGCAACTTACCACTGCTATGGGAATGTAGAGGCTGACAGTGGTGACTAGAAACATTGGATACCTCAGGCTCATGTGGTGCCTTTCACTAGCTACTCTTCTAGCGTAGGCACCATTCCTTTGCTTTATGCTCATTATTACCTACCTGGCCTGCTTAGGCTCGACTTCCCTTGAAGATGGTTTATTCCTAGTGATTACATATGGTTATCTTTTGTTTGATTACCATGCAAAACAAGATGATAATCAAACCAACAGGGACAGTTGTGACTCCAGCTGATATTATGAATGTCAACAGGCccatgtattgaaaataaaataagtgTTTTAAGTTTTATTGTCACTTGCACAACTACAGTGAAATGACTAACTCTTtcacaatgcagtaatcaatatttGTAGTACTATAAAGTAAAGTAGAACACAAACTCACAAGGAATAGAAATGAGAGGAAAACGAGAAAGTAAGCTACTGAATGTACAAGGTCAGTGCGAATACCATATTCACAATGTGCAGGGATCCTGGAGTGGtaggggtagatatgtatagtgttaaGGTGACTGGGTGTGTTCCCTTCTTGCGCCGCAAGGCAACAACCCAGATTTTAAGGCTGGCGTGATGGGCCTGGCTAACATGCTGAAGATCCAGCGTCACGACGACTACCTGGTCATGCTGAAGGTGAGAACCAGCAGCCATCAAGCACCATGTCTATGAAGTGGGACAAATGTACTAAGgcccttttcacactactgagccaagctGTGCCTAGCGGTAGTGCGATGGCCTAGTTACGCACCCACCATAGTTACTGGAACCTTGCTGGAAAGGACAATGTAAAATGAAAATATCAGAGCCAGTTCGGATTGGCGCTATACTGTGAAAAGGGTGTTACTCAGTTCTTATGACCATGTTGTAAATGATGACCCTGTGCAGATTTGGTAGCAATGGTGTGGTTATTCCACTTGTCCAACAGGCTATAAGGATACTCATCCAAGAGAGGCTGACCCCAGAAGCTATAGCCAAGGCCAGGCAGTCTAAAGAGGTGAGATACTGAGGCAGATCCACCCTCCCGCCTACACATTTAAACCGCATCAAAATGACAACGGTTTTAAAACGCGATCTGAAAGAATGCCCACAATATTTCAGAACTGGGTCCAAATAGGACAGGTTTTGTATTTTTGGGACCATTTGCACAAGGCAAGCACActtaagtgtacaaaacatctgAGTACTGGTTTAGGATCTGCCTTTTTTAAAATCACAATGAATacaattatatggacaggggtgggggcactcctactctgagacacttgacacagtggcttgtgaaagtattcacaccccttggcatttttccaattttgttgccttacaacctgaaataaaataaaaatattttttttgtgtatcctttgatttacataacatgcctaccactttgaagatgaaaaataaaaaattgtgaaacaaacaaataaGACAAACTGAAATTGAGCATGCAAAACTATtgacccccccccaaagtcaatactttgtagagccatcttttgcagcaattaaagctgcaagtctcttggggtatgtctctataagcttgtcacttctagccactgggatttttttgcccattcttcaaggcaaaactgctccagcaagttggatgggttccgctggtgtacagcaatctttaagtcataccacagagtctcaattggattgaggtctgggctttgactaggccattctaagacatttaaatgtgtccccttaaaccactcaagtgttgctttagcagtatgcttaggatcattgtcctgctggaaggtgaacctccatcccagtctcaaatctctggaagactgaaacaggtttctttcaagaatttccctgtatttagcgccatccatcattccttcaattctgaccatttttccagtccctgccgattgGGGGGGACATCGAACATGaagttctcggggtgatgaggtgttaggtttccttgatggccaaaaagagtaccttccatatgtttggggagtctcccacatgccttttggcgaacaccaaatgtgtttgcttattatttttctttaagcaagggcttttttctggccactcttccataaagcccagtaCTGTGGAGTGTACAGTTTAGCTTTatagctccttcagggttatctttggtcactttgttgcctctctgatttaatgccctccttgcctggtctgtgagttttggtgggtggccctctcttggcaggtttgtggtgccatattctttccatttatttttaaaataatggatttaatggtgctctgtgggatgttcaaagtttcagattttttttttatagcccaaccctgatctgtacttctccgcaactttgtccctggcctgtttggagagctccttggtcttcatggtgccgcttgcttggtggtgccccttgcttagtggcgttgcagactctggggcctttcagaacaggtgtatgtatATGAGATTGTGATAGGTCATGTGAcatttagattgcacacaggtggactttatttaactatgtgacttctgaaggtatttggttgcaccagatcttatttaggggcttcatagtaaaggggGTGAAAGCATATGCACCCAAGACTTTTcagttgtattttatttttttgaacaagttttcatttcacttcaattTTGACTTTTTTGTATGTCCATtatatgaaatccaaataaaaaatctatttaaattgcaggttgtattgcaacaaaataggaatgACCCCAAGGGGtttaatacttttgcaaggcactgtacatagagCTTCAGTGTGATGGGTTAGGCCTGTGTGCAGTGGTCTGGAAGTCATCTCCGTGGCTACGCTATTTTAAGAGGACTGCTGTATATTGGCACTTCCTGTGTCCCCTAATTGCTGTGATGTCTATTCCTGTTTTTACCTCAAGGGTCTCCCCGTGGCCTTGGACAAGCACATCCTTGGCTTTGATACTGGAGGTGAGTGCTCGCAGTCGAGTATTTTAAGTAATGCACACGAGACACATTTCAAACGGCAGTGTTTTATCCTCAAAGGGACTAGTCCCTAAATGACATTTTGAAGTACTTCTGTAACTGCAAATGCTTACGCTGTCAATTCCCTGTTGTGCCCAAGATGATTATTATCGTAAGTCTCTACACAGTTTTATTTGACAATTATAAAACGCAATACAAACATGAGGATACAAAGCATTTAAGTAAAGAAAcgtatttccattgtggtcctcttcaAACATGTTACACAATCACAGCCAAAAGCTGAATTGCAGTAAATGTCACATGGCCCAAATAATTAAATACTGCAAATACCAAAACAACACATTTGAATAGTCCTCCAGATAAGTGGTTGTTCCTTGGGAATAGCTTGCAGAACTAGCCAGCCAGCTTTCTTCACTGTCCAAACCACGTTGGTTGCGACCACTGGCTCCGCCTTGCCTTGCAAATCTTTCCACTGCTTAGCCACCCTCGCTGAGTTAAATCGCATCCCGTACCACCTCAGTCCAAGTAATCTCCAGTGGTGTTCTCCAGGCTGAATTGTCTCCCAGTCCCAATGTAGCAGGCTTCCATTACAGCGACACGATTCAACACTGTCCAAGCTGTCCGACACCTCAAGAGGACATCCCCGGCATGAGCTCCCCAAATCAAAACTGCATTGACAAAGCTAGCTGTAAAGCAAGCTAGCAGTGCAATCAATCTAATAATCGATTTATTATATTATTGAAAATATGATTTCAGATCACGAGATGTGTGATCGCAATCTTCCTAAAACAACATAATAAAATGAACAATACATTTGCAGGAGCTAACAACCCAGCTAGGCTGCCCCCTAGGGCACCATGGCAAACCTGTTCTGTCCTATTGATATGATTGACAGAATAGTAATGGAATTTATCTTGACTACTGTTGATGTAGGATTGCTAGGGCCATCACATAGTCGAGATCTGATCCAGATCTGTTGGAGATGCATCCGGGCAAAGAAAACGACATGGAATGTGTCAGTGGAGAAGAGTGACATTTTCTTGTGAACCACTGTTTGAAGTGGCCTGTCATGTCAACATAATCAAGCTGTGTCAGTGCAGGAGTTGTACTTGTACTTGCCGAGAAGTATGTACAATACCGTTCAAAAGTTctggatcacttagaaatgtccttgtttttgaaagtaatgctttttattttttgggggatCCATTTAaagatcaaattgatcagaaatacagtatagacattgttaatgttgtaaataactattgttgctggaaacggctttttttttttttttcaggaccctgtctttcaaagataattcgtaaaaatcaaaatatcttcattgtaaagggtttaaacactgtttcctatgcttgttcaatgaactataaacaattaatgaacatgcacctgtggaacggtcgttcaGACACTAACAGTTCACAGCTGGTggtcagttatgaaaacttaggacactaaagacgcctttctacggactctgaaaaacaccaaacgaaagatgcccagggtccctgctcatctgtgtgaatgtgccatTTGTCATGCTGCAAGGAGGTACGAGGacagcagatgtggccagggcaataaataaattgcaatatccgtactgtgagacgcctaagacaaagctacagggagacaggacggacagctgatcgtcctcgcataACAACAcgtgcacaggatcggtacatcgaacatcacacctgcgggacaggtacaggatggcaactaCTGCCCgcgttacaccaggaacgcacaatccctccatcagtgctgagagaggctggactgagggcttgtaggcctgttgtaaggcaggtcctcaccagacgtcaccggcaacaacgtcgtctacaggcacaaacccaccgttgctggaccagacaggactggcaaaaagtgctcttcactgacgagtcgcggttgaTGGTCAGATatgcgtttattgtcgaaggaatgagcgttacaccgaggcctgtactctggagcgggttCGATTTTTGGAGGTGGAGgttctgtcatggtctggggcggtgtgtcactgCATCATCGGACTGTGCCTGCAATGGCGACAAGctatctcaacgctgtgcgttacagggaagacatcctcctccctcgtggtacccttcctgtatgctcatcctgacatgaccctccagcatgacaattccaccagccatactgctcgttctgtgtgtgatttcatgCAAGaccggaatgtcagtgttctgccatggccagtgaagagcccggatctcaatcccattgggcACGTCTGGGACGTTCAGGGacacattccatttctgttagtcacatctctgtggaacttgctcagtttgtctgttgaattttatgttcatacaaatattgacacacaaatgcagttgacagtgaggatgtTTCttgtttttgctgagtttatatttccTGAATGgattatctacataggtgtacagaggcccattatcagcaaccatcagtcctatgttccaatggcacgttgtgttagctaatccaggtttataattttaaaaggctaattgatcatgacAGAACCCTTTTCCAATTACGTTAGCACTGCTGAAAACTGGTGACTAAAGAAATAAAACTgtctttctttagactagttgagtatctgtagcatcagcatttgtgggtttgattacaggctcaaaatgtccagaaacaactTTTTAGCTAACACAacctgccattggaacacaggagtgatggttgctgataaatgtagatattccataaaatcagctttttccagctacaatagtaattcaGAACATGaacctacactgtatttctgatcaatttgatggtcaaaatatgcttttctttcaaaaacaaggacatttctaagtaaccccaagcttttgaacggtagtgtatgtatggAAGTTTTTAATTTTTTTCGGGTCACTACAAATggctttttttaattttatttttaacaCAGCATTTAGAACCTAGGGAAAACAAAATCATGATTGCATGCATCCTTAATCCTGTCAACGTATGAATGTAGGAATACAAGAATTCAACTGTGACCTTGATCACTGACTGAGCATAATCTCATGTCCTGGAACACGGCCTCCAAACTGTGTGCTGCTCTTTTCTCTGCAGACGCTACCCTGAACGAGGCGGCTCAGATCCTGCGTCTGCTCCACATTGAGGAGCTGCGAGACCTGCAGACCCGGATCAACGAGGCTATCGTAGCTGTCCAGGCCATCATCGCAGACCCCAAGACAGACCACCGCCTGGGCAAGGTCGGCAGATGACCTGGCCTGCCTGAACCCTTGACCTCTGCCCTATAACTCCCAATACACGCAGTCTGTGGAAAAGCAGTACCAGTCACACAAACTATACATTGTCCAGGACCCTGTTCTTACTCTATTTTCACCTCCCCCTTTTTGATAAGGAGATGGGAGGACTGGAATTAAATTGTCTTGTTTTGGAGGGGGGGAGCCTTTTTTTGGAATGAAAATGTAtgaaataattattttttttaaataagaaatGTTAAGTTCTCAGATTCTTTGCTGAAATGACCCATTTCTGTTTAAGTCCTGAATCACATTTTATTGTTATAAATATCACATCTTATAAAAAAGGATTAAAATAAAATATGGTAAAACAGATATTTGAGAAGACAATTCTTATTAGTTCACAGAATACTCATACTGCATTGCTGTGTGTTCATTCAATACACATTGACAGTTATAACAGGACTTATGGCTCAAAGATCTTATTTTAAAGCTATTTTCTTTAAAAGTCACATACAAAAATACAGTAGAAAGTAAGAAATGAGGTATAAAACAAATGTACAAAACTTTTTTtgcggggtgggggggggttgtcGCAGTTGGTGTTTTGTAAATTTGCTCTGGTTGGTGGAATACTTGCTCCATCGCGAGTCTTCTTTCGCTGCCTCTGTAGCAGTGTACGACGGAAGGGTTCTCACGGGCAAGCCTGCCAAAATAGCACCATAAACACGATTGTCTCTCATTGTCTCCCTGCAACAGATGACAACCACATTAGGGCCACAGGAAGGATAGCATACATCCTTGACActcagct is from Oncorhynchus masou masou isolate Uvic2021 chromosome 32, UVic_Omas_1.1, whole genome shotgun sequence and encodes:
- the rtraf gene encoding RNA transcription, translation and transport factor protein isoform X2, whose translation is MFRRKLTALDYHNPSGFDCNDETEFRNFIVWLEDQKIRHYKIEDRGNLRNIPSSEWPKSFEQYLQDVNCPFSVQERQESVDWLLGLAVRFEYGDNVEKYKNCPPATATKAEKPSDPLIHLDSNNPDFKAGVMGLANMLKIQRHDDYLVMLKAIRILIQERLTPEAIAKARQSKEGLPVALDKHILGFDTGDATLNEAAQILRLLHIEELRDLQTRINEAIVAVQAIIADPKTDHRLGKVGR